The following are encoded together in the Streptomyces asoensis genome:
- a CDS encoding DegT/DnrJ/EryC1/StrS family aminotransferase — protein MTDAHEFIPAAKPVIAEEEIEAAVRVLRSGMVVQGPEVAAFEEEFSELVDGRHCVAVNSGTSALHLSLLALGLGPGDEVIVPSFSFAASANAVRLVGADVVFADIDPETFCLDPAAVEAALSPRTAAIMPVHLYGHPAAMDKIMAIAAQHGLAVVEDACQAHAAALHGTPVGAFGAAGTFSFYPTKNMHSLEGGMISTGDAETARTLRLLRNQGMEKRYANEIVGANVRMTDVSAAIGRVQRRKLDGWTEQRIANAAYLTEHITAANVVTPKVAEGARHIYHQYTVRIQGDRDAAMAKLTEAGIGNAVYYPTPIHRLKPYWEPDQKAGRDWDLPETDRAAAEVVSLPVHPALSTQELERIVTAVNALGEQL, from the coding sequence ATGACCGACGCCCATGAGTTCATACCGGCCGCCAAGCCTGTGATCGCCGAGGAGGAGATCGAGGCTGCCGTGCGCGTGCTGCGCAGCGGCATGGTCGTCCAGGGGCCCGAGGTGGCGGCCTTCGAGGAGGAGTTCTCGGAGCTGGTCGACGGACGCCACTGCGTCGCTGTCAACTCCGGCACCTCCGCGCTGCACCTGTCGCTCCTCGCCCTCGGCCTCGGCCCGGGCGACGAGGTCATCGTGCCGTCGTTCTCCTTCGCCGCCTCCGCCAACGCGGTGCGGCTGGTCGGCGCCGACGTCGTCTTCGCCGACATCGACCCGGAGACGTTCTGCCTGGACCCGGCCGCGGTCGAGGCGGCCCTGTCGCCGCGCACGGCCGCGATCATGCCGGTGCACCTGTACGGGCACCCGGCGGCCATGGACAAGATCATGGCGATCGCCGCGCAGCACGGTCTCGCCGTCGTCGAGGACGCCTGCCAGGCCCACGCCGCCGCGCTGCACGGCACCCCGGTCGGCGCCTTCGGCGCCGCGGGCACGTTCAGCTTCTACCCGACGAAGAACATGCACAGCCTCGAGGGCGGCATGATCTCCACCGGGGACGCGGAGACCGCCCGTACCCTGCGCCTGCTGCGCAACCAGGGCATGGAGAAGCGCTACGCCAACGAGATCGTCGGCGCCAACGTGCGCATGACCGACGTGTCCGCCGCCATCGGCCGCGTCCAGCGCCGCAAGCTGGACGGCTGGACCGAGCAGCGCATCGCCAACGCCGCGTACCTCACCGAGCACATCACCGCCGCGAACGTGGTCACGCCGAAGGTCGCCGAGGGCGCCCGGCACATCTACCACCAGTACACGGTCCGCATCCAGGGCGACCGCGACGCCGCCATGGCCAAGCTGACCGAGGCCGGCATCGGCAACGCCGTCTACTACCCGACCCCCATCCACCGGCTGAAGCCGTACTGGGAGCCGGACCAGAAGGCGGGCCGTGACTGGGACCTGCCCGAGACGGACCGCGCGGCCGCCGAGGTCGTGTCGCTCCCCGTCCACCCGGCCCTGTCCACGCAGGAGCTGGAGCGCATCGTCACCGCCGTCAATGCTCTGGGGGAGCAACTGTGA
- a CDS encoding glycosyltransferase family 2 protein, whose protein sequence is MSAAPDVSVIVAVYNTMPYLTECLNSLVGQSIGRERLEIVAVDDGSTDDSGIELDRFAALYPDTVKVLHQPNSGGPAAPSNRALEVATGRYVYFIGSDDYLGEEALERMVDCGDKHGSDVVVGKMVGTNGRYVHQALYKKSDPDVSLYDSALPFTLANTKLFRRELVEKYKLRFPEHLPVGSDQPFTIEACVRAKKISVVADYTCYYAVKRGDASNITYRADHLARLRAAGEIMDFTAGLVEAGPERDALLRRHFTWELAKLVQDDFPALDRELQRQICAGIGRLADVYFTDGIRDAMDVKRRVRIALARAGAIDELAEAISAEKEHGAPPFVLEDGRAFARYPGFRDPRIGLADRVYELVGESVPGRLAQGTLLLASAWEQRDEALTYTLSVRVPVLGEVGGSSVRLATKAMPKSADKPGARRMKADQALPPAAGEVTAEPSEDGAATVLHVRVPLEYVTAKRGVRVYLDVAGSTYEIPVRGKDLPMPLARRWGREGDPYRASAVVNDKGRVVIDTARMYPPKGALLLRALKAPARKLKSLAVRARAAGVRKLKSAGLKKPTGSKRK, encoded by the coding sequence ATGTCTGCTGCGCCTGACGTCAGCGTCATCGTTGCCGTCTACAACACGATGCCCTACCTGACGGAGTGCCTGAACTCGCTCGTCGGGCAGAGCATCGGCAGGGAGCGGCTGGAGATCGTCGCCGTGGACGACGGCTCCACGGACGACAGCGGCATCGAACTGGACCGGTTCGCGGCCCTGTACCCGGACACCGTCAAGGTGCTCCACCAGCCGAACTCCGGTGGCCCGGCGGCGCCCAGCAACCGGGCGCTGGAGGTGGCCACCGGCCGTTACGTGTACTTCATCGGCTCCGACGACTACCTCGGCGAGGAAGCGCTGGAGCGGATGGTCGACTGCGGCGACAAGCACGGCTCGGACGTGGTCGTCGGCAAGATGGTCGGCACCAACGGCCGGTACGTGCACCAGGCGCTGTACAAGAAGAGCGACCCGGACGTCAGCCTGTACGACTCCGCGCTGCCCTTCACCCTGGCCAACACCAAGCTGTTCCGGCGCGAGCTGGTCGAGAAGTACAAGCTGCGCTTCCCCGAGCACCTGCCCGTGGGCAGCGACCAGCCGTTCACCATCGAGGCGTGCGTGCGCGCGAAGAAGATCTCGGTGGTGGCCGACTACACCTGCTACTACGCCGTCAAGCGCGGCGACGCCAGCAACATCACCTACCGCGCCGACCACCTGGCCCGGCTGCGGGCGGCCGGCGAGATCATGGACTTCACGGCCGGCCTGGTCGAGGCGGGTCCCGAGCGGGACGCGCTGCTGCGCCGGCACTTCACCTGGGAGCTCGCCAAGCTCGTCCAGGACGACTTCCCCGCTCTGGACCGCGAGCTCCAGCGGCAGATCTGCGCGGGCATCGGGCGGCTCGCCGACGTCTACTTCACCGACGGCATCCGTGACGCGATGGACGTGAAGCGGCGGGTCCGCATAGCCCTGGCGCGAGCCGGTGCGATCGACGAGCTGGCCGAGGCGATCAGCGCGGAGAAGGAGCACGGGGCGCCCCCGTTCGTCCTGGAGGACGGACGGGCCTTCGCCCGTTACCCCGGGTTCCGCGATCCGCGCATCGGGCTGGCGGACCGGGTCTACGAGCTGGTCGGGGAGTCCGTGCCCGGCCGTCTCGCCCAGGGCACCCTGCTGCTGGCCTCCGCCTGGGAGCAGCGGGACGAGGCGCTCACGTACACGCTGTCCGTGCGGGTGCCGGTGCTCGGCGAGGTCGGCGGCAGCTCCGTCCGGCTCGCCACGAAGGCCATGCCGAAGTCGGCGGACAAGCCCGGAGCACGCCGTATGAAGGCGGACCAGGCGCTGCCGCCGGCGGCCGGCGAGGTGACGGCCGAGCCGTCCGAGGACGGTGCCGCGACCGTCCTGCACGTACGCGTCCCGCTGGAGTACGTCACCGCCAAGCGCGGGGTGCGGGTATACCTGGACGTGGCCGGTTCGACGTACGAGATCCCCGTACGGGGCAAGGACCTGCCCATGCCGCTGGCCCGCCGGTGGGGCCGGGAGGGGGACCCCTACCGGGCGTCGGCCGTGGTGAACGACAAGGGGCGTGTCGTGATCGACACGGCCCGGATGTACCCGCCGAAGGGAGCACTGCTCCTGCGGGCGCTGAAGGCTCCCGCCCGGAAGCTGAAGTCCCTGGCCGTGCGCGCGCGGGCGGCCGGCGTCAGAAAGTTGAAGTCCGCCGGTCTCAAGAAACCGACCGGTTCCAAAAGGAAGTAG
- a CDS encoding Gfo/Idh/MocA family protein, whose product MSTGKSLRAGLVGLGSMGRHHARVLAGLEGVELVGVVDPMGDKFGAAQGAPILNTVEELIALGVDYAVVACPTALHEPVGLALAEAGVCALVEKPVADTVEGARRLVDAFESRGLVAGVGHIERCNPALRSLRARLEAGELGDVYQVVTRRQGPFPHRIADVGVVKDLATHDIDLTGWVTGRQYVSIAAHTVSKSGREHEDMVSAVGRLDDGTMVNHLVNWLSPLKERFTSVTGDRGCFIADTLTADLTFHSNAAVTTEWEALRAFRGVSEGDMIRYAIPKREPLQVEHELFRDAVLGKPADICTLRQGMRTVEVAAAVLESATTDRSVSLQPEDLAAHGS is encoded by the coding sequence GTGAGTACCGGGAAGTCGCTGCGAGCAGGACTCGTCGGCCTCGGTTCCATGGGGCGTCACCACGCCCGCGTCCTGGCGGGTCTGGAGGGCGTCGAGCTCGTCGGCGTCGTCGACCCGATGGGCGACAAGTTCGGCGCCGCCCAGGGGGCGCCGATCCTGAACACCGTCGAGGAGCTCATCGCCCTCGGCGTCGACTACGCCGTCGTGGCCTGCCCGACCGCCCTGCACGAGCCCGTCGGTCTGGCGCTCGCCGAGGCCGGTGTCTGCGCGCTGGTCGAGAAGCCGGTCGCCGACACCGTCGAGGGCGCCCGTCGTCTCGTCGACGCGTTCGAGTCGCGCGGGCTGGTGGCCGGCGTCGGTCACATCGAGCGGTGCAACCCGGCGCTGCGCTCGCTGCGCGCCCGCCTGGAGGCCGGCGAGCTCGGTGACGTCTACCAGGTCGTCACCCGCCGGCAGGGCCCCTTCCCGCACCGCATCGCGGACGTCGGCGTCGTCAAGGACCTCGCCACCCACGACATCGACCTCACCGGCTGGGTGACCGGACGCCAGTACGTGTCCATCGCCGCGCACACCGTCTCCAAGAGCGGCCGTGAGCACGAGGACATGGTCTCCGCGGTCGGCCGCCTCGACGACGGCACCATGGTCAACCACCTGGTGAACTGGCTGAGCCCGCTCAAGGAGCGGTTCACGTCGGTGACCGGCGACCGGGGCTGCTTCATCGCCGACACGCTCACCGCCGACCTGACGTTCCACTCGAACGCCGCCGTGACCACCGAGTGGGAGGCCCTGCGGGCGTTCCGCGGGGTGTCCGAGGGCGACATGATCCGGTACGCCATCCCGAAGCGCGAGCCGCTCCAGGTCGAGCACGAGCTGTTCCGGGACGCGGTCCTCGGCAAGCCGGCCGACATCTGCACCCTGCGCCAGGGCATGCGCACCGTCGAGGTGGCGGCCGCGGTCCTGGAGTCGGCGACCACCGACCGCAGCGTGTCCCTTCAGCCGGAGGACCTGGCCGCACATGGCAGCTGA